The genomic window GTAACACTCTTTACTCAATCAGATCGTCGGACTCGAGCTACAGGATGCTACTACAGTTACCAGAGCAATCATATACAGATCatatcaattaattcaatttaaacactaATTCATTTCATAATTCTGAGCATAAtacaatatataattaaaactGAGTCTTAaccgagcttacgaaagctcttaagTTGACCCGAgcataaaaaatgactaaattgcaaagatttCAAAAGTCCGGAATGACGTCATGATGTGAGGGAGTTCCTTGTCGTGACGTCGCCAAAATAGTTTGTCACATCACAACGTCGCAACGTCACTCACTATTTTGGCCTTGTTGAAACGACGGAGTTTCTCAACGTGATATTACTTGCCTTTTCTCATTAGGATGACCACCACATGACGTCGTGACATGAATCctattttttggtattttaatgtCATTTGATACTTGTTTCAAACCAATCatccaaatatatcaaaaaagTTCTTAGAGCAGCATCCAAACCTATTTAAAACATTCTCAAAACCATGCCAAAACATATCATTCATTATTTTTCCTAACGTTTAACAATATGCCACATTTGGCACCAAAACACAGCAAGATTTCATAAATCATTCCAAACGATTCCATCTacttaaactatttcaaaacaaTAAATTGATTCAAGAATACCAAACTCATTATACCTCCCTTAGATACCTAAACATGACATTAAAACTTGTACATTCATCAACCATTCAACTTATGATACTAATCAATTGCATCATTCAAATTAACCTTTCATTATCAATATGATCATCTATATGCTTCTATTATAGTTAAACATTTGCCAAGGTACACACATTCATCCATATCATATAACCATTCTTGTCATTTACCATTTTAGGTCTCAAAATCAACATCATTCAAAGTAAGTACACATGAACATCACATTgcctatttacatgccacataaccaagtGCAGTACGATAACAAGACTACCAAATCGAaggcttgatagtgtgagctcTAAATTGATCTGATCACCTCGTTTTGCAAAAGACAACTACAAATAGAGAAAACACAACAGAGTAAAcattacaaatgcttagtaagttcatactcaCCTCAAATTATACTAACATAACGAATTAGCTAACCACATGACATTTCTCGTCAGTGAGGTGAGTTTGTTACTTATAAACTTATAACATTTCAATTTATACAAAACATTTTCATTTAGTGTCATTCTATCAGAATCATCGAACATATTTACGACATTTCATCATTccagtcacatatatatacatttcatatacaataCATATTATCAATCAGATATTTTCCTTTTACACTAACCGTTTAACCCAATGAAATATACTAAATAGATACGGATACGCAAGTAGCCATCAAAAACACACCAGATTGCTCGTTTGAGTGATAACTCCCAAACACACTTGTGCATCGAGGTGCTAAGCCCGTAGGCATCGTATGTCATAAAACAATACATCCCTCTAGAACACACCAGGGTCTCTATAGATACGATCAGTAACAGTGGTCTCTGTAGAGACAAGACTCGgtaatccacaacaaatgttggattccGGGTTAAATAGTGAATTCTTTTTACATCAGTATCATCTCATATAATATCCCGTACAACGCATAGATAACCTTATTGGTATGCTAATTGTATCCTATCTTAAGTTCATAGGGCACATTTCACACACTAGATCATTTATTTACAATTCAGTCCACTCCTTACCTTTTGTAccattttataattaattcaaaatacaATCACAATatacaatttcataatttaaacacATCCAATATATTTACAAACATAAttacaccatatgaacttacctacaaAAATTGTTAACGAGTTGAAGTGTAGAGACTAATCAGCAATATTCCCTTTTTCTCGATTATCTACTTATTGATTCAGATTTTGATCATGCAAGGGAGAAAGCTTGGCCGAAACTTCCTTGGTTCAAGGTGGATTTGGTGGAGAAAAGGGAAGAAAGATGAAGATGGccactttttcttttgttttaatattttaagataattaaaacaaattttaacattaaaaagaTTGACAAATATTCACTAAACAATATACATTAACCGTCCACCataatttaaaatagtttaattttcatttaaacccctaaataattattgtttaaacttttttaactaataaaaatcaatagcgattaaattttatgatttagtctttatGTATTAATTACTAACCATTCAACAAAATTACTGGACCGAAAGTTAATATAATACTATATTATAcccgtaaatattaattaataatattttcagaTTCGATCATCGAAAAATAGGGTTCTGAACCCACCTTTTCCGGCACCACTAAAAACAGGCTATTAtacattgcttttgaaaagtgttaTAAAAGTGTGCATTTAAAAAGTTTTGTTTAAGATTTAGGTGTTTAGTATTAGGAGTGAGCATTCGATTGAATCGAATAAAAACAATTTTGAGTTAAAGTTGAGGAGTCCaattttatcattctaatttGATCTAAAAAAATCGAATCAAgttgaataaatttgattgagttaaatttttaaaaaataaactagctatatttaaatattattgacAATATGACTAAATTTCAAgttaaaacacataaatttaataCCATATTTATTTGAAAACTCCTTTAGAgtaaagaaagagagagagaaaatttaatataatgatattgatttgttaatttatatggttaaagtcttaaatttattattttaaaatattaaaaaaattataatttaacatcttatttaatttaagtatatatatttcttataaaattttgggaaaattataaataattcatttgaattttttgaaatggaccaatttaatattttttttgaaactattaGAGATTTAAATGGTATTTACACTAAATGGACTAATTTATTATTCGAATCGTAAAATTCAACTTGAACTAAAAAAACCAAATAATTCATTCAAGAAAATCAAATATCTCgatttgattaactcaaaattttaaaaacattttattttctcgaatcaaattaaattttgttcacttttatttttttccttttaagaaaagctcaccctttttttttctaaaataaaaaaatatgcatttgaatgatattaaatttcattaatattacaatttttttataaaatataaaaaataatttattataattcattattaatattttgatatgtaaaatatatattttaaatacttttaaataattaatataaattatttatttataaaatttagattaagtatataaacattacaaattcaaaatcatacatttattcatttgaaataaattttaataaaaaaatgaaatatataaatacataaaatatgcatGATAAATGATCTCcaaaattgtcattttattttattttatttcgaaaCTAATGGGTTTAGCATTGTCTATGATAAAAGTAGTATCTGATTTTTAAAAGTCAGATTAAattactttatattttttattaaaaaattagttaaattagtccatataaattacattaaaaaatagattaatacaaataaataaattttttaataaaaatataaatttcctcattaatttaacctacaaaaattaactttctttttttttctaatatttctttttctttatactTCTACCATCATTTATGgttttagttaataattaaaaaaacgaGAAGGCTTTGAAGGCAGTTAAAATGTAATGGCAAACTTTAGAACGGAAGAAAGCAAAAACTAAAAAGTAAAAACGCAGTCGTAGTGGGAGAGATCAGAAATGGGAAGAGTGTGAGTGGAAGACAGAGAGCGAGAAGGGAGTTGATTTGAAGTGTGAAGCTCGAGGATGACGATGATGACGGTGGCCACCACACTAACTGCCTGACTCCCAACCTAAAGAAACACAAATATAATTTATGCAAAATTCCTAAATCCTCCAAGCTAGATCCCATCCATGGAGTCCCAACCCCAGCCCCAGCCTCAGCCTCGGCGACCCCGCGGTTTCGCTGCAACCGCCGCTGCGGCTGCTGCCTCTGTGAGCCCCACCGGCACTCCCTCTGGATCTGCCGGCGCACCCACTGCCTCTTCCGGCAAGGGCAAACgtgagagagagaaagaaaaagagaggacgAAGCTTCGGGAACGGCACAGGCGAGCCATCACTAGCCGTATGCTGGCCGGCTTGAGACAATACGGTAATTTCCCTCTTCCCGCGCGTGCTGATATGAACGATGTGCTAGCCGCCTTGGCCCGTGAGGCTGGTTGGACCGTTGAGCCCGACGGCACTACTTACAGGCACTCTCCACCTCCCAAACATCAACAACATTTGGTTCGTTTTCTCTTTAACTACTAaattactctctctctctctctctctctctctctctctctctctctctctctctctctctctctataaaGGTGCCTGCTAATGCTGTTTGATTCCTTTATTATTTCGAATCTCTCCTCTTCTTCTCCAAGCATAAAgtttactggcagctttgttggGAGGGGGGGGGCTTCGAATATTTGAATATCATGTGGCCAGTTATTTCACCCTTAGTTGGTTTCCTTTAGCTCTGTCCAGTCCAACAACTTACCgaacaaaaattaatttacttgaAAATATGACTATAATGTCTAGGCAATTAGTAATAATTTGCTACAGTTCTCAATTTCTTAAGTGGGATGAATACATCGTTATCTAGGTCAGCTTCGATATGTCATTTAAGCTGTTTTTCCGAACCATAATGTTCATTCTACGCACTTGATATATGCTAATCTTATGGAATCAAATAGTGTCAGTTTCAAGCATGGTTTGGATAGATATAAAAAATCTAATTAGCCCTTGAGCCACTGGAGTGGCGCCTATGGTTGAAGTTTGCTTTTTGTGGCTTTTAATAGCTTTTCATTCTTTGCTCTAGTCAGTATCCTGATAATTTATCTGGACATCCATATTGTAAATGCTTTACTGGGTGTTACTTTATGTGCACACTGCTTGATTTATCTTTATGACGACCGTGTTTTGACATTGATAATGCTCAGGGAGCATTTCCGGTGAGGTCAGGTGAAAGTCCACTAACGGCTACTTCTTTGAAGAATTGCTCTGTTAAAGCAACGTTAGACTGTCAGCAACCTGTTGTCAGAATTGATGACAGTTTGTCTCCAGCATCTCTTGATTCCGTTGTTATAGCTGAGAGAGATACACGGAGTGAGAAATATCCGAGTACGAGTCCCATCAACTCAGTTGAGTGCCTGGAGgcagatcaggtaaattttgagctACATATTGACTGCTTCttattcttcctttctttttcttcatcccTCTGCTTTTTGAGTTGCAATCTGTCTGTGTTTTACAAATAATAATGTCACTATTATGATTTGTTAGAGTAATTTGTTCTAGGATTATAGCCATAATTTAAGATTAAAAATGAATGTGGTTACATCTTCATATTATTCAAATgatagataccaattgttgcttTACCTGCCATCATCTATGTTTTTCAAATTTCCCTGTACTTTGAATCCTTTGACGTTATAAATATATATCTGATATGGTGATTCATTGAAGCAGCTTATACAAGATGTTCATTCAACGGAGCACGATAATGACTTTACAGGCACCCAATATGTCCCTGTTTATGTAAAGCTTTCGGTGAGGCTTGGTCTTTGATATTCTAATTGAGAGTTTGAGATGCACAGTTCTTGTCGTGGCTTGTTAATTTTCACATTGACTTTCAAATTCTCTTTGTGGAAATTTAACTCTTTTCTATTCTTTGGCAGACAGGTTTCATCAACAACTTCTGTCAGTTGGCTGATCCTGATGGTGTTAGACAAGAGCTAAGTCATATGAACTCCTTAAATGTAGATGGAGTCATTGTAGATTGTTGGTGGGGAATTGTTGAGTGTTGGAATCCACAGAAGTATGTCTGGTCTGGCTACCGGGAATTATTTAACTATATCCGAGAGTTCAAGATGAAGATACAGGTGGCTTTCAACTAAATAAAGTTGCATTTTCTCTCTTCCTTTCTTTACTCTCTCGCCGTTGATGTTTAACATTATTTGAGAGTTGATGCAGTAGTGGGAAATGACTTTCAAGACTGTTTCTGTATGAATTACATCCTCTTAACATCTATATAATGAAACTTTTTAGGAATTCTGAAGGAACGTGTCTAATGACGTCTGCTTGTTTCAGTTTAAGTATCTTCATTTTTGAGTTCATTCTTTACTAAGCACTTTTTTACATGTGACGTAATGCTTTCTGTTTCAAAAGTTTCATTGGTTTTTATCCAtgcatttctaattttttttacttgtattttcttctcaaatcaGAAAGTGGTTGACATATCTAAACTTTTATTCTGCATTTGTTGGAGTATTCTATTGGTGGTCTTTAGCTTATATGAAAGCATCTGTCTTAAAGTTTCTTATTCACTTTTGAAGGTTGTAATGGCATTTCATGAGTATGGGAGAACTGATTCTGCTGATGTACTGATCTCCCTACCAAACTGGATTTTGGAGATAGGAAAAGAAAACCAGGATATCTTCTTTACTGATCGTGAAGGAAGGAGGACGACTGAATTTTTATCTTGGGGAATTAACAAAGAACGTGTTTTGAATGGAAGAACTGGTGTTGAGGTACTGAAAAGCTGATAATTTTTCTATGCAATTATATTTTTGTAGTTACCTCCAGCCTCATCATCTCAATGGGTTGGAAAAGGTAGTTTGTCTATCCATCAGTGTTTTAAGTTTTAACCAATTACAAGTGGAAACTATTCCTCTTCTACATGTTTCAACATATTTTGATCTCTTTTCCCCTTTCTCTTTCATCCAAAGTAATGTGTATCACATTAATCTTTTGATGCATGTAACCAAAAACTTATTCAGGTACTCTTGCTTATATTGATTATCTTGCTTATACTGATTGCCTTTCCTAGTGTTATTGTCATTTATTTGCAGGTCTATTTTGATTTCATGAGAAGCTTCAGGACAGAGTTTGACGATTTGTTTGCAGAGGGTCTTATTTCTGCAGTGGAGATTGGACTTGGACCATCTGGAGAGTTGAGGTATCCCTCTTTCTCAGAAAGGATGGGATGGAGGTATCCTGGCATCGGTGAGTTTCAGGTATCTGTTAACTTTAACTCCTATGTCTTTcaatgtttctgtttcttttctgtATCTAACATATGCAGGTTTGGGTGTGAATTCTAAAACACAGTTGGATCAATCTTCTCTGTTATCCAAATGATATGCCATAAATAGGTTCAACCTGAAAATGCAGTCAAGCTACCTGATCTCAACAATGTTAGGTTCAATTATAATCAAGCTAACATTAAGATCAAGCTCAAGTTAGAATACTTGCTTACATGTATATTCATATATTATATGCAAgttatatgaatatatttaaaaaagaaactcGAAGagtgttaaatttgttaaatttagcTTTCTTAACTCATTAGTGTATGATGTACATACAAGTCTAAATATTCTTCAAGTCAAGCCCAGTTATCAAATAGATATGCTTCCCCAAGTTAAAAGAAGAATGAACTCATAAATTGTTAAACCAGCTCATTCTCTTCTGGACCTGGTACTATATTTTATGCTCATATAGTGTGTTAAAAGAAGAATGAACTCATAAATTGTTAAACCAGCTCATTCTCTTCTGGAACTGGTACTATATATTATGCTCATATAGCGTGTTTTATGGTTATTTATTGTACTGCATATGAAAATTTGGCATTCTCTCTATATGTGATCAATATCTTTAGTTGAGGACTTGCTTGCATATGCCTGTATGCAATATTTTCCTGATACCATCAAATCTGTCCAGTGTTACGATAAATATTTACAACAACATCTACAGAGAGCTGCTAAATTGCGTGGGCACTCTTTCTGGGCTAGGGGACCTGATAATGCTGGTCATTATAATTCTAGGCCACATGAAACGGGATTCTTTTGTGAACGGGGTGATTATGATAGCTACTATGGGCGTTTTTTCCTCCATTGGTATGCCCAGGCACTAATGGACCATGCGGATAATGTCTTGTCTCTAGCAAATCTTGCTTTTGAGGAGACCAAGATTATTGTTAAGGTATGCAAGTAGTGTACAAAAGATAAGCTAGCTTTACCTTTTATACTGTTCACTGCTTGACTTGTCATTCTTTGACTCCTTGTTAATAAATAGTCTGTTGATCGTGTACTTTTAATTACTTTTCATGCAATTAAGTGTAATTTTCTGTCAATTCCCTTCTAACACTGAACCTAGATCCCATGCTTTATTGTATCCTGGTCATTTACTGGTTCCAAATCTAAATGGATTAGACAAATTAGGTGATTCGCAGTGCATTTTTAATTACTTCCTTGCAgattgaataatttcatatgttaAACTCTGGTTATGTATAAAAGTTCTGATGTATGGCCTGCTTAGTTTTTTGAACTGAATGAATGTCATTATTGTCAGTGGCTGGCTCCTGAAGGTGATATTTGATTAGAGCTTACAAGATATTAGAAAGTACGaaggattaattttttattctaatatgcAGATACCTGCAGTTTATTGGTGGTACAAGACTTCCAGTCATGCGGCAGAGCTGACAGCAGGATATTATAACCCTACCAATCAGGATGGATATTCTCCAGTTTTTGAGGTTTTAAAGAAACACTCTGTGACAGTGAAGTTTGTATGCTATGGGTTGCAGATTtgtagttatgaaaatgatgaagCATTTGCTGATCCAGAAGGTTTGAGTTGGCAAGTGAGTCTTTGTGGTGTCCTATGACTTCCTTGATTACTTTTAAGCTACAGATGTCTTTCCTCTGTCATCTATTGAAGAGTTTTTAATGCTAAAATTAGTTCTTTGCCTTTTAGTTGCATCCTGGCTAGCCTTCAATATTAAGGATAGGCAAGTCTTCATGAATACTTTTCACCCATATTGTATCAAGTATCTAGCCTCAAACTAGTTGGTAGCATGTGAAAATGTTCAACTTGAATGTTAAGTTACTACACACAAATCTGGAAATAACATCACTTGAGACTCGCTAAGATAACTGGCCCTATGATGTGGATTAAAAGGGGGCAGTAAATAAACTGACGCTTATACCGTGATAGCCAACTGTTGGATTAAAAGAGTAAAGTATTATGTTGGAGTGAACTAACGTGATTTCCTGATACTTGCTTTTACCTGCTAGCTTATTGAACTATACAAGTGATCAATCACTTGCCCTCAGTATATCATTTTCTGAAGTTAATTTCTAATATCGTGCTTTAGACTCTCAAGTCTTAACTGCTAGGTTAAGCAATAATAGGTGTAGAGCCTCTTCTAATACTATATAAGGCCACAACAGACGCCAGACTGATTTGATCTGATTAAATCCCTTAATCCATTATTATTGGCAATATAATTCTGAAGGTTCTAACTTACTGCCACAGGTTCTCAATTCAGTCTGGGATCGAGGATTGAAGGTTGCTGGTGAGAATACACTTTCATGTTATGACAAAGAAGGGTGCTTGAGAATAATTGAGACAGCCAAGCCGAGAAATGACCCTGATCGTCGCCACTTTTCATTCTTTGTCTATCAACAGCCATCCCCTTTGGTTCAAGGAGTAATATGTCTCCCAGATTTGGATTACTTCATTAAATGCATGCATGGTAAGAATAATGAAGTTTACTCCCTATCTTTTTAAGTGACTCGATGAAATGGGTTTCTTAGTTCTATTTTACTCCATTTTCTTCCATATCATACGGTGTTCTCAAAAGCTAGAAATGAAATTTCCATATTTGACAGCTAGGTTATAATTTAAATGATTAGAAATGAACATTAAGATGCCAATATGACTTTGTCGTTGAATAGCCTTAGGCTGTTCAGCTTAAACACTGTACATAAATGGTCATGGAATTATTGTTGTCTTTACTGTgtgcaaaattttcttttctaattaaattttttggtaAATATGCATAGCAGGAGATATCACGGG from Gossypium hirsutum isolate 1008001.06 chromosome D12, Gossypium_hirsutum_v2.1, whole genome shotgun sequence includes these protein-coding regions:
- the LOC107944311 gene encoding beta-amylase 8 isoform X3, which gives rise to MESQPQPQPQPRRPRGFAATAAAAAASVSPTGTPSGSAGAPTASSGKGKREREKEKERTKLRERHRRAITSRMLAGLRQYGNFPLPARADMNDVLAALAREAGWTVEPDGTTYRHSPPPKHQQHLGAFPVRSGESPLTATSLKNCSVKATLDCQQPVVRIDDSLSPASLDSVVIAERDTRSEKYPSTSPINSVECLEADQLIQDVHSTEHDNDFTGTQYVPVYVKLSTGFINNFCQLADPDGVRQELSHMNSLNVDGVIVDCWWGIVECWNPQKYVWSGYRELFNYIREFKMKIQVVMAFHEYGRTDSADVLISLPNWILEIGKENQDIFFTDREGRRTTEFLSWGINKERVLNGRTGVEVYFDFMRSFRTEFDDLFAEGLISAVEIGLGPSGELRYPSFSERMGWRYPGIGEFQRAAKLRGHSFWARGPDNAGHYNSRPHETGFFCERGDYDSYYGRFFLHWYAQALMDHADNVLSLANLAFEETKIIVKIPAVYWWYKTSSHAAELTAGYYNPTNQDGYSPVFEVLKKHSVTVKFVCYGLQICSYENDEAFADPEGLSWQVLNSVWDRGLKVAGENTLSCYDKEGCLRIIETAKPRNDPDRRHFSFFVYQQPSPLVQGVICLPDLDYFIKCMHAGDITGDLVP
- the LOC107944311 gene encoding beta-amylase 8 isoform X1 produces the protein MESQPQPQPQPRRPRGFAATAAAAAASVSPTGTPSGSAGAPTASSGKGKREREKEKERTKLRERHRRAITSRMLAGLRQYGNFPLPARADMNDVLAALAREAGWTVEPDGTTYRHSPPPKHQQHLGAFPVRSGESPLTATSLKNCSVKATLDCQQPVVRIDDSLSPASLDSVVIAERDTRSEKYPSTSPINSVECLEADQLIQDVHSTEHDNDFTGTQYVPVYVKLSTGFINNFCQLADPDGVRQELSHMNSLNVDGVIVDCWWGIVECWNPQKYVWSGYRELFNYIREFKMKIQVVMAFHEYGRTDSADVLISLPNWILEIGKENQDIFFTDREGRRTTEFLSWGINKERVLNGRTGVEVYFDFMRSFRTEFDDLFAEGLISAVEIGLGPSGELRYPSFSERMGWRYPGIGEFQCYDKYLQQHLQRAAKLRGHSFWARGPDNAGHYNSRPHETGFFCERGDYDSYYGRFFLHWYAQALMDHADNVLSLANLAFEETKIIVKIPAVYWWYKTSSHAAELTAGYYNPTNQDGYSPVFEVLKKHSVTVKFVCYGLQICSYENDEAFADPEGLSWQVLNSVWDRGLKVAGENTLSCYDKEGCLRIIETAKPRNDPDRRHFSFFVYQQPSPLVQGVICLPDLDYFIKCMHAGDITGDLVP
- the LOC107944311 gene encoding beta-amylase 8 isoform X4, which encodes MESQPQPQPQPRRPRGFAATAAAAAASVSPTGTPSGSAGAPTASSGKGKREREKEKERTKLRERHRRAITSRMLAGLRQYGNFPLPARADMNDVLAALAREAGWTVEPDGTTYRHSPPPKHQQHLGAFPVRSGESPLTATSLKNCSVKATLDCQQPVVRIDDSLSPASLDSVVIAERDTRSEKYPSTSPINSVECLEADQLIQDVHSTEHDNDFTGTQYVPVYVKLSTGFINNFCQLADPDGVRQELSHMNSLNVDGVIVDCWWGIVECWNPQKYVWSGYRELFNYIREFKMKIQVVMAFHEYGRTDSADVLISLPNWILEIGKENQDIFFTDREGRRTTEFLSWGINKERVLNGRTGVEVYFDFMRSFRTEFDDLFAEGLISAVEIGLGPSGELRYPSFSERMGWRYPGIGEFQRAAKLRGHSFWARGPDNAGHYNSRPHETGFFCERGDYDSYYGRFFLHWYAQALMDHADNVLSLANLAFEETKIIVKIPAVYWWYKTSSHAAELTAGYYNPTNQDGYSPVFEVLKKHSVTVKFVCYGLQICSYENDEAFADPEGLSWQVLNSVWDRGLKVAGENTLSCYDKEGCLRIIETAKPRNDPDRRHFSFFVYQQPSPLVQGVICLPDLDYFIKCMHGDITGDLVP
- the LOC107944311 gene encoding beta-amylase 8 isoform X2, encoding MESQPQPQPQPRRPRGFAATAAAAAASVSPTGTPSGSAGAPTASSGKGKREREKEKERTKLRERHRRAITSRMLAGLRQYGNFPLPARADMNDVLAALAREAGWTVEPDGTTYRHSPPPKHQQHLGAFPVRSGESPLTATSLKNCSVKATLDCQQPVVRIDDSLSPASLDSVVIAERDTRSEKYPSTSPINSVECLEADQLIQDVHSTEHDNDFTGTQYVPVYVKLSTGFINNFCQLADPDGVRQELSHMNSLNVDGVIVDCWWGIVECWNPQKYVWSGYRELFNYIREFKMKIQVVMAFHEYGRTDSADVLISLPNWILEIGKENQDIFFTDREGRRTTEFLSWGINKERVLNGRTGVEVYFDFMRSFRTEFDDLFAEGLISAVEIGLGPSGELRYPSFSERMGWRYPGIGEFQCYDKYLQQHLQRAAKLRGHSFWARGPDNAGHYNSRPHETGFFCERGDYDSYYGRFFLHWYAQALMDHADNVLSLANLAFEETKIIVKIPAVYWWYKTSSHAAELTAGYYNPTNQDGYSPVFEVLKKHSVTVKFVCYGLQICSYENDEAFADPEGLSWQVLNSVWDRGLKVAGENTLSCYDKEGCLRIIETAKPRNDPDRRHFSFFVYQQPSPLVQGVICLPDLDYFIKCMHGDITGDLVP